A genomic region of Mustela erminea isolate mMusErm1 chromosome 12, mMusErm1.Pri, whole genome shotgun sequence contains the following coding sequences:
- the ZNF484 gene encoding zinc finger protein 484 isoform X4 has translation MLENYFNLISVGCQVPKQEVIFSLEQEEPRMLDGEISSHSSLGGDIGFETSQQGMSKKVSVQFERINLFTRDDPYSVLEELWQDGKQTGRCEENRNTNVTQVPFINKGTLFNERDCEYKDIGKIGHVNTARKRLQNYESFGRSLKPIISLCDYRNNATENLDKIIGYGHIFTHINSHTEMNACEYNQCKKLLSHKQALIQHQKIHTEEKLSLFSDYVKIFIQKPHLFADQSIYTEEKQHECSKCETVFTQKPQLAVPQKASIGGKPCTCTEYEKDLSLKSNHEKTHTEENNCKCSEYGKAFIQKSDPLRCQGIHTGEKPCEYRECGKNVSQNSNLNAHKKVHSGEKHFECTECGKAFTRKSTLSMHQKIHTGEKPYVCTECGKAFIRKSHFITHERIHTGEKPYECSDCGKSFIKKSQLHVHQRIHTGENPFICTQCGKVFTHKTNLIIHQKIHTGERPYICTECAKAFTDRSNLIKHQKIHTGEKPYKCSDCGKSFTWKSRLRIHQKCHTGERHYECSECGKAFIQKSTLSMHQRIHRGEKPYVCTECGKAFFHKSHFITHERIHTGEKPYECSDCGKSFTKKSQLHVHQQIHTGEKPYRCAECGKAFTDRSNLFTHQKIHTGEKPYKCSDCGKAFTRKSGLHIHQQSHTGERHYECHECGKAFARKSTLIMHQRIHTGEKPYICSECGKSFIQKSHLNRHRRIHTGEKPYECSDCGKAFIKKSQLHEHHRIHTGEKPFICAECGKAFTIRSNLIKHQKIHAKQKPYKGSDFRKALNWRPQLSAHQKSDSGEVDCPGPQS, from the coding sequence gtGGGGATATTGGTTTTGAGACTTCACAGCAGGGAATGTCTAAAAAAGTTTCAGTCCAGTTTGAGAGAATTAATCTCTTCACAAGAGATGACCCATATTCCGTTTTAGAAGAATTGTGGCAAGATGGCAAACAGACAGGGAGATGTGAGGAAAACCGAAACACAAATGTAACACAAGTTCCCTTTATCAACAAGGGAACACTATTTAATGAGAGAGACTGTGAGTATAAGGATATTGGGAAAATTGGCCATGTaaatacagcaagaaaaagaCTCCAGAACTATGAATCGTTTGGAAGGAGTTTGAAGCCTATTATAAGCTTATGTGATTATAGAAACAATGCAACAGAAAATCTTGATAAGATTATTGGCTATGGCCATATTTTCACTCATATAAATTCTCATACAGAAATGAATGCTTGTGAATATAACCAGTGTAAGAAACTTCTGAGTCATAAGCAAGCTCTCATTCAACATCAAAAAATTCATACTGAAGAGAAGctcagtttattttctgattatgtaaaaattttcatccagaagcCACACCTCTTTGCAGATCAAAGTATTTATACTGAAGAGAAACAGCATGAATGCAGCAAATGTGAGACAGTCTTCACTCAGAAGCCCCAACTTGCTGTACCTCAGAAGGCTTCTATAGGAGGGAAACCCTGCACATGCACCGAGTATGAGAAGGACTTGTCCCTTAAGTCAAATCATGAGAAAACTCACACCGAGGAGAATAATTGTAAATGCAGTGAATATGGAAAAGCCTTTATCCAGAAGTCAGATCCACTCAGATGTCAGGGAATTCATACAGGAGAAAAACCCTGTGAATATCGTGAATGTGGGAAAAATGTCTCTCAGAATTCAAATCTCAATGCACATAAAAAAGTCCATAGTGGAGAGAAACACTTTGAATGTActgaatgtggaaaagccttcacAAGGAAATCAACTCTAAGTATGCATCAGAAAATTCATACAGGAGAAAAACCCTATGTTTGTACCGAATGCGGGAAAGCCTTTATCCGGAAGTCACATTTTATTACCCAtgagagaattcatactggagagaaaccttatgaatgtagTGATTGTGGAAAGTCCTTTATAAAGAAGTCACAACTCCATGTACATCAGCGGATTCACACAGGAGAGAATCCCTTTATATGTACACAATGTGGGAAGGTCTTCACTCACAAGACAAATCTCATTATACACCAgaaaattcatactggagagagacCTTACATATGTACTGAATGTGCGAAGGCCTTTACTGACAGGTCAAATCTAATTAAACACCAaaaaattcatactggagagaaaccctataaatgcAGTGATTGTGGAAAGTCATTCACCTGGAAGTCACGGCTCAGGATACATCAGAAATGCCATACCGGAGAGAGACATTATGAATGCAgtgagtgtgggaaagccttcatcCAGAAGTCAACACTAAGTATGCATCAGAGAattcacagaggagaaaaaccCTATGTTTGCActgaatgtgggaaggccttcttCCACAAATCACATTTTATTACCCAtgagagaattcatactggagagaaaccttatgaatgcaGCGATTGTGGGAAATCCTTCACGAAGAAGTCACAGCTCCATGTCCATCAGCAaattcacacaggagagaaaccctacaGATGTGCTGAGTGTGGAAAGGCCTTCACTGACAGATCAAACCTCTTTACACACCAGAAAATTCATACTGGGGAGAAACCTTATAAATGTAGTGACTGTGGAAAAGCCTTCACTCGGAAGTCAGGCCTCCACATACATCAGCAGTCTCATACCGGAGAGAGACACTATGAATGTCatgagtgtgggaaagcctttgcAAGAAAATCAACACTAATTATGCACcagagaattcatacaggagagaaaccttataTTTGTTCAGAATGTGGGAAGTCCTTCATCCAGAAATCACATTTAAATCGGCATaggagaattcatactggagagaaaccctatgaatgcaGTGACTGTGGGAAGGCCTTCATTAAGAAATCACAGCTCCATGAACATCATCGAATTCACACAGGGGAGAAACCATTTATATGTGCTGAGTGTGGAAAAGCCTTCACCATCAGATCAAATCTTATTAAGCACCAGAAAATTCATGCTAAACAGAAACCTTATAAGGGCAGTGACTTTAGGAAGGCCTTAAACTGGAGGCCACAGCTAAGTGCACATCAGAAATCAGATTCTGGGGAAGTAGATTGCCCAGGGCCACAATCATGA
- the ZNF484 gene encoding zinc finger protein 484 isoform X3, which yields MTKSLGSVSFKDITVDFSKEEWQQLNLAQKSLYRDVMLENYFNLISVGCQVPKQEVIFSLEQEEPRMLDGEISSHSSLGGDIGFETSQQGMSKKVSVQFERINLFTRDDPYSVLEELWQDGKQTGRCEENRNTNVTQVPFINKGTLFNERDCEYKDIGKIGHVNTARKRLQNYESFGRSLKPIISLCDYRNNATENLDKIIGYGHIFTHINSHTEMNACEYNQCKKLLSHKQALIQHQKIHTEEKLSLFSDYVKIFIQKPHLFADQSIYTEEKQHECSKCETVFTQKPQLAVPQKASIGGKPCTCTEYEKDLSLKSNHEKTHTEENNCKCSEYGKAFIQKSDPLRCQGIHTGEKPCEYRECGKNVSQNSNLNAHKKVHSGEKHFECTECGKAFTRKSTLSMHQKIHTGEKPYVCTECGKAFIRKSHFITHERIHTGEKPYECSDCGKSFIKKSQLHVHQRIHTGENPFICTQCGKVFTHKTNLIIHQKIHTGERPYICTECAKAFTDRSNLIKHQKIHTGEKPYKCSDCGKSFTWKSRLRIHQKCHTGERHYECSECGKAFIQKSTLSMHQRIHRGEKPYVCTECGKAFFHKSHFITHERIHTGEKPYECSDCGKSFTKKSQLHVHQQIHTGEKPYRCAECGKAFTDRSNLFTHQKIHTGEKPYKCSDCGKAFTRKSGLHIHQQSHTGERHYECHECGKAFARKSTLIMHQRIHTGEKPYICSECGKSFIQKSHLNRHRRIHTGEKPYECSDCGKAFIKKSQLHEHHRIHTGEKPFICAECGKAFTIRSNLIKHQKIHAKQKPYKGSDFRKALNWRPQLSAHQKSDSGEVDCPGPQS from the coding sequence gtGGGGATATTGGTTTTGAGACTTCACAGCAGGGAATGTCTAAAAAAGTTTCAGTCCAGTTTGAGAGAATTAATCTCTTCACAAGAGATGACCCATATTCCGTTTTAGAAGAATTGTGGCAAGATGGCAAACAGACAGGGAGATGTGAGGAAAACCGAAACACAAATGTAACACAAGTTCCCTTTATCAACAAGGGAACACTATTTAATGAGAGAGACTGTGAGTATAAGGATATTGGGAAAATTGGCCATGTaaatacagcaagaaaaagaCTCCAGAACTATGAATCGTTTGGAAGGAGTTTGAAGCCTATTATAAGCTTATGTGATTATAGAAACAATGCAACAGAAAATCTTGATAAGATTATTGGCTATGGCCATATTTTCACTCATATAAATTCTCATACAGAAATGAATGCTTGTGAATATAACCAGTGTAAGAAACTTCTGAGTCATAAGCAAGCTCTCATTCAACATCAAAAAATTCATACTGAAGAGAAGctcagtttattttctgattatgtaaaaattttcatccagaagcCACACCTCTTTGCAGATCAAAGTATTTATACTGAAGAGAAACAGCATGAATGCAGCAAATGTGAGACAGTCTTCACTCAGAAGCCCCAACTTGCTGTACCTCAGAAGGCTTCTATAGGAGGGAAACCCTGCACATGCACCGAGTATGAGAAGGACTTGTCCCTTAAGTCAAATCATGAGAAAACTCACACCGAGGAGAATAATTGTAAATGCAGTGAATATGGAAAAGCCTTTATCCAGAAGTCAGATCCACTCAGATGTCAGGGAATTCATACAGGAGAAAAACCCTGTGAATATCGTGAATGTGGGAAAAATGTCTCTCAGAATTCAAATCTCAATGCACATAAAAAAGTCCATAGTGGAGAGAAACACTTTGAATGTActgaatgtggaaaagccttcacAAGGAAATCAACTCTAAGTATGCATCAGAAAATTCATACAGGAGAAAAACCCTATGTTTGTACCGAATGCGGGAAAGCCTTTATCCGGAAGTCACATTTTATTACCCAtgagagaattcatactggagagaaaccttatgaatgtagTGATTGTGGAAAGTCCTTTATAAAGAAGTCACAACTCCATGTACATCAGCGGATTCACACAGGAGAGAATCCCTTTATATGTACACAATGTGGGAAGGTCTTCACTCACAAGACAAATCTCATTATACACCAgaaaattcatactggagagagacCTTACATATGTACTGAATGTGCGAAGGCCTTTACTGACAGGTCAAATCTAATTAAACACCAaaaaattcatactggagagaaaccctataaatgcAGTGATTGTGGAAAGTCATTCACCTGGAAGTCACGGCTCAGGATACATCAGAAATGCCATACCGGAGAGAGACATTATGAATGCAgtgagtgtgggaaagccttcatcCAGAAGTCAACACTAAGTATGCATCAGAGAattcacagaggagaaaaaccCTATGTTTGCActgaatgtgggaaggccttcttCCACAAATCACATTTTATTACCCAtgagagaattcatactggagagaaaccttatgaatgcaGCGATTGTGGGAAATCCTTCACGAAGAAGTCACAGCTCCATGTCCATCAGCAaattcacacaggagagaaaccctacaGATGTGCTGAGTGTGGAAAGGCCTTCACTGACAGATCAAACCTCTTTACACACCAGAAAATTCATACTGGGGAGAAACCTTATAAATGTAGTGACTGTGGAAAAGCCTTCACTCGGAAGTCAGGCCTCCACATACATCAGCAGTCTCATACCGGAGAGAGACACTATGAATGTCatgagtgtgggaaagcctttgcAAGAAAATCAACACTAATTATGCACcagagaattcatacaggagagaaaccttataTTTGTTCAGAATGTGGGAAGTCCTTCATCCAGAAATCACATTTAAATCGGCATaggagaattcatactggagagaaaccctatgaatgcaGTGACTGTGGGAAGGCCTTCATTAAGAAATCACAGCTCCATGAACATCATCGAATTCACACAGGGGAGAAACCATTTATATGTGCTGAGTGTGGAAAAGCCTTCACCATCAGATCAAATCTTATTAAGCACCAGAAAATTCATGCTAAACAGAAACCTTATAAGGGCAGTGACTTTAGGAAGGCCTTAAACTGGAGGCCACAGCTAAGTGCACATCAGAAATCAGATTCTGGGGAAGTAGATTGCCCAGGGCCACAATCATGA